A portion of the Pseudorasbora parva isolate DD20220531a chromosome 1, ASM2467924v1, whole genome shotgun sequence genome contains these proteins:
- the ankrd11 gene encoding ankyrin repeat domain-containing protein 11 isoform X2, translating to MPKGGGSKTPQLEDFPLNTDMVEKQGGKKDKDKGSSNKTPKLDRSDGVKEMKEKAPKRKLPFTVGANGDQKDSDSEKQGPERKRIKKEPTNTRKSGLPFGMGMPGIRAGYPLSERQQVALLMQMTAEESVNSPDTTPKHQSQSSLGQKGTPNSASKTKDKVNKRNERGETRLHRAAIRGEARRIKELINEGADVNVKDFAGWTALHEACNRGYYDVAKQLLAAGAEVNTKGLDDDTPLHDASNNGHLKVVKLLLRYGGDPCQSNRRGETALKVANSQTMLNLLLGKGTYTSSEESSSDSSEEEDAPSFAPSSSVDGNNTDSEFEKGLKLKGKGMDPPKSMTTPVKDEYEFDEDDEEERVPPVDDKHLLKKEFRKEPVSKTNNFISIPKMEVKTYSKSNTLTPKKAVRRILSDSNSSDEDDRTLCFTPTTTPRQPAPQTNAKSRESTSLSSKQQKEKSKVKKKRKKETKNNVNKEVRFGKVNDKFCTSDSEIGDLESEDDKGSMQSANCVKDSSTLSLKDASVFGSLSVSSSSSSHGSLSSQKHTQSLAEQHPKQWRTDGWKTVSSPTWSDDSSLSDSVRTRLSSESDYSSADSSVESVKQVKKKVQDNRKKNNTHASDKKNSEFYKNSNTDGAISKTDKDGKVLKKHKVKHKHKSKEKDKAPSVVLSQDMNEKFVKSFSFDFDDTRQKSLIVETESPSENRVKLSKHEKDHFKKEDRLSKGKSEDKDWPVKETQRVIKEERSKKTKESNKEKVSKEERDKPLKTEKERSIKDKAKEEKQKAHKDDKKKKSKDKSLKIDKKNEQKEDKHFKSEKGIKEEKEKSKRDKNIKEEPDYEDYDLKNHLLEETKMSASDDPHDRWQSDMSSDSSLYGDDSWDAPVKEYKSNNAVKLIVETVKEESRDRRKENKVKDKKPDHGDKRPENASKKKDKESSEKITEKKKDWTDKQKCNSGQSLEKEKKRKESSESVKEKKEKDSVDGIRDRKDSYEFTKERKDSKTKQESLRDDYGSEAFFKDKPEIETTCKSDPRERNHSGKEREKKMDGVEKKEKSKGEKHKDKPKDRNLDQEKEKPEKNSIDKSMKEKDLERAPKDKRDGAKEKHKDSHIKDKERKMSSEQIKDKKEKTSQDKHADREKDFLEFKKEERKPEKAREKTWYTIADIFTDESEDEDDNYNGGVAKLSDSLGLSDSHRKDSTPDRDEMDNFQTDKHKKYSEGKTHSTEKQKEHKDKKKEKVAFDAGKERKASMEKHKDKKDKDSTDTKHKERKDRASVDSNQDKKSKQKLLDKKDVSEEKSKNKYKDKVEHLKDRKLSKGSGENEKSLLEKLEEEAMNDYKDDSNDRNSEISSDSFTDRGHEPVLSSFYDSSNISIPDMSEERRESLSISNPQDKFREKERHRHSSSSSSKKSHDKEKDKVKKEKGDKKDKSEEIREPYGRRESLPFEKEPMPLEADPYTFPYGSKVDGEDDLEKTLEFEKEMSKKDKTNSVINSDIKIKDKKKKEKHKEKVKEEKHKYSDVFGSFRYSKEEQKSGMKENTQVTGLKEKSKEDSSKFDGKNKERNKDIMDKDRTDLKAKVKDENDKFSQSKETTRKDNRPREKLLVDGDLRLTSFGKMLSLKDQEIEERHKKHKERMKQMEKLRHRSGDPKLKDKTKSNEELKKNRSDLSKKSGSVESTLKDKKIKETGLPTQMMSPDRKPIPLDSQNSKDWLAGHQMKESLPASPRPDQNRPTGVPTPTSVISCPSYEEVMQTPRTPSCSAEDYPDIIFDGLDCQNSSATTMSMNACSPSFFDRYSNSSNNFQEGTCITPAKNMQLPLVSRSVTSDVRRPLESEFKVEAEKFLRLQHIPEGTAFESSASQLTEDKIAADRLNCLSPAYFSPPIDMMSPRPDLSQLDRVPDEAPPVNSIIDGSEHLGSVYNNYLMKPSTPVHRPEPQEPCLDIAAPPTPAPAALPPMDIDDLSEPQQSGPVLMPAHPVSVSDYLPPVVEEQEEDEEEDDDFVEDDTEGHHAVDESIQSRNDPTYSLGIEEPDKKAWLECPDRRDPDEIPITPSHAQDNYMDNSCDQSLGWNSEVLMKSPNESYREVEAAVSKISSPYSHSDCDMQHIPSVMPVTPPHSTYSRAYCPSQISDSHYEVHKDTVEDIPSPERPVTETLESESPRLETFFSDCKPNPEEAEMDLEPPCMLKDDTQEPPTYAAENCMSVVPPVSQEPVVSWADPFPGAADEMDDMGPFSIPELPFQEKELPDPDITAPEIAESELPPSQTRPPVIEASENVEIMDVDLPSLSKTSCSPAVVPPTKSGPDLVPPISEDGYRPRCESEPEPQNIPDVPPIKETIPEEREAFEELGENNGNLFSTDSEKDNEYRQKETTLDSMMPSVMVQYLELSATTKPHLLGQNPVVALGPSCSPHPSVQVPAVSIPSTTQISEALETTAKLSVTIPVSEAPKKIEEIPQRMTRKKAQMLANQNKQSSSSITTSVSTLPITTSVTTSCVTVEKEKEPISSTTAQTSAPSVPALITKSKGRAVEDDDNQSQHPRKRKFPKSGQQQVQVQLVNTAMKQTREMIQQTLAVIVNAIKLDEIEPYHSDRSNPYFEYLQIRKKIEEKRKILCYITPQAPQCYAEYVTYTGSYLLDGKPLSKLHIPVIAPPPSLSEPLKELFRQQEAVRGKLRLQHSIEREKLIVSCEQEVLRVHCRAARTIANQAVPFSACTMLLDSEVYNMPSESQGDENKSVRDRFNARQFISWIQDVDDKYDRMKTCLLMRQQHEAAALNAVQRMEWQLKVQELDPAGHKSLCVNEVPSFYVPMVDVNDDFVLLPA from the exons GCTGGACCGCACTGCATGAGGCGTGTAACAGAGGGTATTATGATGTGGCCAAGCAGCTGCTGGCAGCCGGGGCCGAGGTTAACACCAAGGGCCTGGATGACGACACGCCCCTACACGATGCATCCAACAATGGCCATCTTAAA GTTGTGAAGCTGCTGTTACGGTATGGAGGGGATCCTTGTCAAAGCAACAGAAGAGGAGAGACTGCATTAAAAGTGGCAAATTCGCAAACAATGCTTAATCTGTTGCTGGGAAAAGGCACGTACACCTCCAGTGAGGAAAGTTCCTCAG ATTCTTCTGAAGAGGAAGATGCCCCGTCATTTGCCCCATCCAGCTCTGTTGATGGCAATAATACAGACTCAGAGTTTGAAAAGGGCTTAAAGTTAAAAGGGAAGGGCATGGACCCACCCAAATCTATGACCACTCCGGTCAAGGATGAGTACGAGTTTGACGAGGATGACGAGGAGGAGCGCGTCCCACCTGTGGACGACAAGCATCTGCTCAAGAAAGAGTTTCGTAAGGAACCCGTCagcaaaacaaacaactttATCTCCATACCCAAGATGGAGGTTAAAACCTATTCCAAAAGCAACACGCTAACACCAAAGAAGGCTGTGCGCAGGATCCTGTCGGACAGCAACAGCTCGGATGAGGACGATAGGACGTTGTGTTTTACACCCACGACCACACCAAGGCAACCTGCACCTCAAACCAACGCAAAGAGCCGCGAATCAACGTCTCTGAGCTCCAAGCAGCAAAAAGAGAAAAGTAAAGttaagaagaagaggaagaaggaGACgaaaaataatgttaataagGAGGTGCGCTTTGGTAAAGTGAATGACAAGTTCTGCACCTCAGACTCTGAGATTGGGGATCTGGAAAGTGAGGACGATAAAGGGTCCATGCAGAGTGCAAATTGTGTAAAAGACTCTTCTACGTTGAGCCTTAAAGACGCCTCTGTCTTTGGCTCTCTGTCAGTCTCGTCTTCATCATCTTCACATGGGAGTCTGAGctcacagaaacacacacagtctctgGCAGAACAGCACCCAAAGCAATGGAGGACAGATGGCTGGAAAACTGTGTCTTCTCCAACATGGTCAGATGACAGCTCCCTTTCGGACTCGGTCAGAACAAGGCTTTCCAGTGAGTCAGACTATTCGTCTGCTGACTCCAGCGTCGAGTCTGTGAAACAGGTGAAAAAGAAAGTGCAAGATAACCGAAAGAAAAACAACACGCATGCCAGTGACAAAAAGAACTCTGAGTTTTACAAAAACTCGAACACAGATGGAGCCATTTCTAAAACAGACAAAGATGGAAAGGTGTTGAAAAAACACAAagtgaaacacaaacacaaaagtaAGGAAAAGGATAAGGCTCCAAGTGTGGTGTTGAGTCAAGACATGAATGAAAAGTTTGTCAAGAGCTTTTCTTTTGACTTTGATGATACGCGGCAGAAATCGCTAATTGTTGAGACGGAGTCTCCTTCTGAAAATAGGGTCAAACTTTCAAAACATGAGAAAGATCATTTTAAGAAGGAAGACAGACTGTCTAAAGGTAAATCTGAAGACAAGGACTGGCCAGTTAAAGAAACTCAAAGGGTGATCAAAGAAGAGAGGTCAAAGAAGACAAAGGAGTCAAACAAGGAGAAGGTGAGCAAAGAAGAGCGGGACAAACCTTTGAAGACTGAGAAGGAGAGAAGTATAAAAGACAAGGCTAAGGAGGAGAAGCAGAAAGCCCATAAAGATGATAAAAAGAAAAAGTCTAAGGATAAATCTCTTAAAATTGACAAAAAGAATGAACAAAAAGaagacaaacattttaaatctgaGAAAGGCATAAAAGAAGAGAAGGAAAAGTCTAAGAGGGATAAAAACATCAAGGAGGAACCCGATTATGAAGACTATGACTTAAAAAATCACTTACTAGAGGAAACTAAAATGAGTGCATCAGACGACCCCCATGATCGGTGGCAGTCAGACATGTCTTCGGACAGTTCGCTTTATGGAGATGATAGCTGGGATGCCCCTGTAAAAGAATACAAATCTAACAACGCGGTCAAGTTAATTGTAGAAACGGTGAAGGAGGAGAGCAGGGACCGAAGAAAGGAAAATAAAGTAAAAGATAAAAAGCCAGATCATGGAGATAAGCGTCCTGAAAACGCATCAAAGAAGAAAGACAAGGAATCCTCTGAAAAGATTactgaaaagaaaaaagactGGACGGACAAACAAAAGTGTAATTCTGGTCAGTCGTTGGAAAAGGAAAAGAAACGAAAGGAATCATCAGAGAGTGTCAAGGAAAAGAAAGAGAAGGATTCTGTGGATGGCATCAGAGACCGAAAAGATTCCTATGAGTTCACTAAAGAAAGAAAAgactccaaaacaaaacaagaatcTTTGAGAGATGACTATGGGAGTGAGGCCTTCTTTAAAGACAAACCAGAGATTGAAACCACTTGTAAGTCTGACCCCAGAGAGAGGAACCACTCTGGAAAGGAAAGGGAGAAGAAAATGGATGGTGTGGAAAAGAAAGAGAAGTCCAAAGGTGAAAAACACAAGGACAAGCCTAAGGACCGAAATCTGGACCAGGAAAAAGAGAAGCCTGAGAAGAACTCGATTGATAAATCAATGAAAGAGAAAGATCTAGAACGGGCCCCTAAAGACAAGCGGGATGGAGCTAAAGAAAAGCATAAAGATTCTCATATCAAGGACAAAGAAAGGAAGATGTCATCTGAACAGATTAAAGATAAGAAAGAAAAGACATCACAGGACAAACATGCTGACAGAGAAAAGGATTTCCTGGAGTTTAAGAAAGAGGAGAGAAAACCTGAAAAGGCGAGAGAGAAGACATGGTATACAATTGCAGATATTTTTACAGATGAGAGTGAAGATGAAGACGACAACTATAATGGGGGTGTTGCAAAATTAAGTGACTCTCTCGGACTATCAGATTCTCACAGGAAAGATTCCACACCAGACAGAGATGAAATGGACAATTTCCAAACAGATAAACATAAGAAATACTCTGAGGGGAAAACACATTCCACAGAAAAACAAAAGGAACACAAAGATAAGAAAAAGGAGAAGGTGGCATTTGATGCTGGAAAAGAGAGAAAAGCCTCCATGGAAAAACACAAAGATAAAAAGGACAAAGATTCAACAGACACAAAACACAAGGAACGCAAGGACAGAGCTTCTGTGGATTCAAATCAAGACAAGAAAAGCAAGCAGAAACTTCTTGACAAAAAAGACGTCAGTGAAGAAAAGagcaaaaacaaatacaaagaTAAGGTAGAGCACTTAAAAGACCGAAAACTCTCCAAGGGCAGTGGTGAAAATGAGAAATCCTTGTTGGAAAAACTTGAGGAAGAGGCGATGAATGATTATAAAGATGATTCTAATGATAGAAATAGTGAAATTTCATCAGACAGTTTCACAGACAGAGGTCATGAGCCTGTTCTAAGCAGCTTCTATGATTCCTCCAACATCAGCATACCTGATATGTCCGAGGAGAGAAGAGAGTCACTGTCTATCTCTAATCCACAGGATAAgttcagagagaaagagagacataGACATTCCTCGTCCTCATCATCCAAAAAGAGTCATGACAAAGAAAAGGATAAAGTCAAGAAAGAGAAGGGGGATAAAAAAGATAAGTCCGAAGAGATCAGAGAACCATATGGCCGTAGAGAAAGCTTGCCATTTGAAAAAGAGCCCATGCCTTTGGAGGCTGACCCTTACACTTTTCCATATGGTTCCAAAGTGGATGGTGAGGATGACTTGGAAAAGACTCTGGAGTTTGAGAAGGAGATGTCCAAAAAAGACAAGACAAATAGTGTCATTAACAGtgacattaaaataaaagacaaaaagaaGAAAGAGAAACACAAGGAAAAAGTGAAAGAGGAAAAGCACAAATATTCAGATGTATTTGGGTCCTTTAGATACtcaaaagaagaacaaaaatcTGGAATGAAGGAAAACACTCAAGTCACAGGTCTTAAAGAGAAATCTAAAGAAGACAGTTCTAAATTTGATGGGAAAAATAAAGAGAGAAATAAAGATATCATGGACAAAGACAGAACTGATCTCAAAGCAAAGGTCAAAGATGAGAACGACAAATTCAGCCAGTCAAAAGAAACAACTCGAAAGGACAACCGTCCTCGAGAAAAGCTTTTGGTTGATGGCGATCTCCGACTAACAAGTTTTGGCAAAATGCTTAGTTTGAAAGATCAAGAGATCGAAGAGCGCCACAAGAAACACAAAGAAAGAATGAAACAGATGGAAAAGCTGAGGCATCGATCAGGTGACCCAAAGCTCAAAGATAAAACTAAATCTAATGAAGAACTGAAGAAGAACCGCAGTGACCTTTCCAAAAAATCTGGTTCAGTTGAAAGTACTTTGAAAGATAAAAAGATCAAAGAGACTGGCCTTCCAACCCAAATGATGTCGCCTGATCGAAAACCAATTCCGCTGGACAGTCAGAACTCGAAAGACTGGCTTGCTGGCCACCAAATGAAGGAAAGTCTACCTGCATCTCCAAGACCTGACCAGAATAGACCAACAGGTGTCCCCAccccaacatctgtgatctcatGTCCGAGCTACGAGGAAGTCATGCAAACGCCACGCACTCCGTCCTGCAGTGCGGAGGACTATCCAGATATCATATTTGATGGTCTTGACTGTCAGAATTCCTCAGCCACCACTATGTCCATGAACGCCTGCTCCCCTTCCTTCTTTGATAGATATTCCAACTCGTCGAATAACTTCCAAGAGGGAACATGCATAACACCAGCTAAGAACATGCAATTACCCCTTGTAAGTCGCTCTGTCACCTCAGATGTTAGAAGACCACTTGAGAGCGAGTTCAAAGTAGAGGCAGAAAAGTTCTTACGACTGCAACATATACCAGAAGGCACAGCTTTTGAGTCTTCAGCCTCACAACTTACCGAGGACAAGATTGCAGCTGACAGACTTAATTGCCTTTCCCCAGCGTACTTTTCACCCCCTATTGACATGATGTCTCCCAGGCCTGACCTATCCCAACTCGATAGAGTACCAGATGAAGCGCCTCCTGTAAATTCCATCATAGATGGAAGTGAACACTTGGGGAGTGTCTATAACAACTATCTCATGAAGCCCTCAACTCCAGTCCATAGACCTGAACCCCAGGAGCCTTGTCTTGATATAGCCGCTCCGCCAACTCCAGCCCCTGCTGCCTTGCCTCCCATGGATATTGATGATCTCTCCGAACCACAGCAAAGTGGACCCGTTCTAATGCCAGCTCACCCTGTCAGTGTGAGTGACTACTTACCTCCTGTTGTTGAAGAGCAAGAAGAGGATGAGGAGGAAGATGATGATTTCGTTGAGGATGATACAGAAGGTCACCACGCTGTCGACGAATCCATCCAGTCAAGAAACGATCCCACATACTCGCTCGGGATTGAGGAACCTGACAAAAAGGCTTGGCTTGAATGTCCCGATAGAAGAGATCCTGATGAGATTCCCATAACGCCATCCCATGCGCAAGACAACTACATGGACAACTCATGCGATCAGTCCTTAGGCTGGAATTCAGAAGTTCTCATGAAATCACCCAATGAGAGTTACAGAGAAGTCGAGGCGGCTGTGTCAAAGATTAGCAGTCCATACTCCCACTCCGATTGCGATATGCAGCATATCCCAAGTGTAATGCCAGTTACACCACCTCACTCTACATATTCCAGAGCATACTGTCCATCACAAATATCTGACTCTCATTATGAGGTCCACAAAGACACAGTGGAAGACATCCCATCACCAGAAAGACCTGTAACGGAGACATTGGAGTCAGAATCACCTCGGCTAGAAACTTTCTTCTCTGATTGCAAACCAAATCCTGAGGAAGCAGAGATGGACCTTGAGCCTCCATGTATGTTGAAAGACGATACACAAGAGCCTCCCACTTATGCTGCAGAAAACTGCATGTCTGTAGTCCCACCAGTCAGCCAAGAACCTGTTGTTTCATGGGCAGATCCGTTCCCTGGTGCAGCTGATGAAATGGACGACATGGGTCCCTTCTCTATACCGGAGCTTCCTTTTCAAGAGAAAGAGTTGCCTGACCCTGATATAACAGCCCCGGAGATTGCAGAGAGTGAGCTTCCACCTTCTCAGACAAGACCTCCAGTCATTGAGGCGAGCGAAAATGTTGAAATAATGGATGTTGACTTGCCAAGTTTGTCCAAAACGTCTTGTTCTCCTGCAGTCGTGCCTCCCACTAAATCTGGTCCGGATTTGGTTCCTCCAATTAGTGAGGATGGATATAGACCACGGTGTGAGTCGGAGCCAGAGCCTCAGAACATCCCAGATGTTCCTCCCATAAAAGAAACAATCCCAGAGGAGAGGGAAGCATTTGAAGAACTGGGTGAAAACAATGGAAATTTGTTTTCTACTGACAGTGAAAAGGACAATGAATACAGGCAAAAAGAAACAACCCTAGATTCAATGATGCCATCTGTTATGGTACAGTATTTGGAACTATCAGCCACCACAAAACCACATTTATTAGGACAAAATCCTGTCGTAGCATTGGGCCCTTCATGTAGCCCTCATCCTTCGGTTCAGGTTCCAGCTGTCTCAATTCCTAGCACCACCCAAATATCAGAGGCTCTTGAGACAACCGCCAAATTGTCTGTGACTATACCAGTGTCTGAGGCACCCAAGAAAATTGAGGAAATACCTCAGAGGATGACCCGGAAAAAGGCTCAGATGCTGGCCAATCAGAACAAGCAAAGCTCATCAAGCATCACCACTTCGGTATCAACCTTACCAATCACCACAAGTGTGACCACTTCCTGTGTCACTGTAGAAAAGGAGAAAGAGCCCATCAGCTCAACCACAGCTCAGACATCCGCTCCTTCTGTACCTGCACTAATCACCAAATCAAAAGGCCGGGCTGTTGAGGACGATGACAACCAGTCCCAACATCCACGCAAGAGGAAGTTTCCAAAATCAGGCCAGCAACAGGTGCAAGTTCAGCTTGTGAACACCGCAATGAAGCAGACTCGGGAGATGATCCAGCAGACTCTGGCTGTCATTGTGAATGCCATCAAATTGGATGAGATCGAGCCGTACCACAGTGACCGTTCCAACCCCTATTTTGAGTACCTTCAGATCCGCAAGAAAATCGAGGAAAAGCGGAAGATTTTGTGTTACATAACACCTCAAGCTCCCCAGTGTTACGCAGAGTATGTGACGTACACAGGCTCCTATCTACTTGATGGCAAACCTCTGAGCAAGCTTCATATTCCAGTg ATTGCTCCACCTCCATCTTTGTCGGAGCCCCTGAAGGAGCTATTCAGACAGCAAGAGGCAGTGAGAGGAAAACTAAGACTGCAGCACAGCATCGAGAGG GAGAAGCTTATTGTATCTTGTGAGCAGGAAGTGCTGCGTGTTCATTGCAGAGCAGCAAGAACGATCGCAAATCAGGCCGTTCCCTTTAGTGCTTGCACAATGCTGCTGGATTCGGAAGTCTACAACATGCCATCGGAGAGCCAG GGGGATGAAAACAAGTCTGTGAGAGATCGCTTCAATGCTCGGCAGTTTATCTCCTGGATTCAAGATGTGGATGATAAGTACGACCGCATGAAG ACGTGTTTGTTGATGCGGCAGCAGCACGAGGCCGCGGCTCTGAATGCAGTGCAGAGGATGGAGTGGCAACTCAAGGTACAAGAGCTGGATCCGGCGGGACACAAATCTCTGTGTGTGAACGAGGTCCCCTCCTTCTACGTGCCAATGGTGGACGTCAACGACGACTTCGTACTGTTGCCCGCGTGA